The following are encoded in a window of Maridesulfovibrio ferrireducens genomic DNA:
- the hisS gene encoding histidine--tRNA ligase, whose protein sequence is MAKIQKIKGVADLFPEESAKYAFMEKTARDVFSSYGFGELRTPILEKTELFCRSIGEETDVVQKEMYTFPDRKGRSLTMRPEATAGVVRAYVENKIYQPGKVSKLFTVGPMFRYERPQAGRMRQFHQINAEVFGASQPQADAEVLLMLSTFLSRIGLSKLSFELNSLGCPECRPVFRKALDDYFSGVDQDKLCEDCTRRVKTNPLRVLDCKSKGCKELTKDAPSIPDHLCGDCRDHFDAVIALINEAGLDYTLNPRLVRGLDYYQRTTFEVTSGDIGAQTAVAGGGRYDGLVHSLGGAQVPGIGFACGMERLAMLLDGEFQEKLDFYIALVDQRAAGDALIFAEKLRKSGLKGEAAFVATSMKSQLRQANKLAVKKCFIFGTDEVENGTVTVKDMIEGGQESLPRDEYFK, encoded by the coding sequence ATGGCAAAAATACAAAAAATTAAAGGTGTTGCAGACCTTTTCCCTGAAGAAAGCGCAAAATATGCCTTCATGGAAAAAACAGCCAGAGACGTTTTTTCAAGTTACGGTTTCGGAGAACTGAGAACTCCAATTCTCGAAAAAACCGAGCTGTTCTGCCGCTCCATCGGTGAAGAAACCGATGTTGTGCAAAAAGAAATGTATACTTTTCCTGACCGCAAAGGCCGTTCGCTCACCATGCGTCCTGAAGCCACCGCAGGTGTTGTCCGCGCATATGTTGAAAATAAAATTTATCAGCCGGGCAAAGTAAGCAAATTATTCACTGTCGGCCCCATGTTCCGATATGAAAGGCCTCAGGCTGGACGCATGCGCCAGTTTCATCAGATAAATGCAGAAGTTTTCGGAGCCAGCCAACCTCAGGCTGATGCGGAAGTCCTTCTCATGCTCTCAACTTTTCTCAGCAGAATCGGCCTTAGCAAACTTTCTTTCGAGCTGAACTCACTTGGCTGCCCTGAATGCAGACCCGTTTTCAGAAAAGCCCTTGATGATTATTTCAGCGGAGTGGATCAGGATAAATTATGTGAAGACTGCACCCGTCGCGTCAAAACCAATCCACTCAGAGTTCTGGACTGCAAAAGCAAAGGTTGCAAAGAGCTTACAAAAGACGCTCCATCCATCCCGGATCACCTTTGCGGAGATTGCCGTGATCACTTTGATGCGGTAATTGCTCTTATTAATGAAGCGGGACTGGATTACACTCTGAATCCACGACTCGTTCGCGGTCTCGACTATTACCAGAGAACAACTTTTGAAGTAACTTCCGGCGACATCGGCGCACAGACTGCGGTTGCTGGCGGCGGAAGATATGACGGACTGGTCCACAGTCTCGGCGGAGCACAGGTTCCGGGAATAGGATTTGCCTGCGGAATGGAAAGACTGGCTATGCTGCTGGACGGAGAATTTCAGGAAAAACTTGATTTCTACATAGCTCTCGTTGATCAGAGAGCGGCCGGAGATGCCTTGATTTTTGCAGAAAAACTGCGCAAATCAGGACTCAAAGGAGAAGCGGCATTTGTCGCCACCAGTATGAAAAGTCAATTACGTCAGGCAAACAAGCTTGCTGTAAAGAAATGTTTTATATTCGGAACGGACGAAGTTGAGAACGGAACGGTCACAGTCAAAGACATGATCGAAGGCGGACAGGAATCCCTGCCGCGTGATGAATATTTCAAATAA
- a CDS encoding epoxyqueuosine reductase QueH, giving the protein MASKKILLHACCGPCSITTIEILREQGFEVSAFFYNPNIHPLKEYVRRRDTFLEVADKMDLKVIGSTTEYDSQKWFRNVSFREENRCFHCYADRLERTLSLARRGRFDFFTTTLLYSKFQKHDRIAALGRDMAGGGSCEFYYYDFREGWKEGIERSKEWDIYRQQYCGCLFSENERYAKDLKNS; this is encoded by the coding sequence ATGGCTTCCAAAAAAATATTACTTCACGCTTGTTGCGGTCCTTGCTCAATTACAACGATTGAAATTTTACGAGAGCAGGGTTTTGAAGTGTCCGCTTTTTTTTACAATCCTAATATTCATCCACTTAAAGAATATGTCCGGCGCAGGGATACTTTTTTGGAAGTTGCTGATAAAATGGATCTTAAGGTTATCGGCAGCACTACAGAGTATGATTCCCAGAAGTGGTTTAGGAATGTATCATTTCGTGAGGAAAACCGTTGTTTCCATTGCTATGCAGACAGGCTTGAACGCACGCTGTCTCTTGCAAGAAGAGGGCGTTTTGATTTTTTTACAACGACTCTCCTTTACAGTAAATTTCAAAAACATGACCGCATTGCAGCGCTTGGCCGGGATATGGCAGGGGGCGGCAGTTGTGAATTTTATTATTATGATTTTCGCGAAGGCTGGAAAGAGGGCATAGAACGTTCTAAAGAATGGGATATTTATCGACAGCAGTATTGCGGGTGTCTTTTCAGTGAAAATGAGCGTTATGCTAAGGATCTGAAAAATTCCTAA
- a CDS encoding Rne/Rng family ribonuclease, with amino-acid sequence MTNKKRKEKMFISVLPEEQVEVALTQEGQVIEYYVEMLHQAKTKGNIYKGYIHNIDAALQAAFINYGAERNGFLQVDEIHPEYYQGTYTLKKGHRYPLLQKVLKPGQEIFVQVVKEPTGKKGAFLSSYLSIPGRYFVLTPGREQIGISRKIEDEKERTRLKEIIDSVSPGDGVGVIVRTASMGQSKSALTRDFKFLTRLWNDIRTKGQDLQPPALVYEEMGLASRSVRDYLSSDVTEIWVDDKDTADQVQQLATLSFPRRNNLVKLHSDTDKSLWERFNLVKQIEQIYGREVNLPSGGRLVFDQTEALTAIDINSGKIGGERNFKEMALKTNKESAEMIACQLKLRDLGGQVVIDFIEMKDPKHCREVEKTMRSALKTDRARTDVGRISRFGLMELVRQRLGSSAIAVSTEPCPCCQGTGMRRNMEWQSMQALKDIYRMLRRPGSTSPLNYEAEEELALYLLNHKRPAIVNYEKAFGTKINIEIQWAE; translated from the coding sequence ATGACAAACAAGAAAAGAAAAGAAAAAATGTTTATAAGCGTCCTACCTGAAGAACAGGTAGAGGTTGCGCTGACTCAGGAAGGTCAGGTCATCGAGTATTATGTTGAAATGCTCCATCAGGCCAAGACCAAAGGTAATATTTACAAAGGGTATATCCATAACATTGATGCCGCGCTTCAAGCGGCGTTTATCAACTACGGAGCCGAACGTAACGGTTTTCTCCAGGTTGATGAAATTCACCCCGAATACTATCAAGGAACCTACACGCTCAAAAAAGGGCACAGGTATCCTTTATTGCAAAAGGTTTTAAAACCCGGACAGGAAATTTTTGTTCAGGTTGTTAAAGAACCTACCGGTAAGAAAGGTGCGTTTTTATCATCGTATCTGTCTATTCCGGGTCGCTATTTTGTGCTTACTCCCGGAAGAGAGCAGATTGGTATTTCTCGTAAGATCGAAGACGAAAAAGAACGTACCAGACTTAAAGAAATTATCGATTCAGTTAGTCCCGGTGACGGTGTAGGCGTTATTGTCCGTACTGCAAGTATGGGCCAGAGCAAATCTGCGCTGACCAGAGATTTTAAATTCCTTACCAGACTTTGGAATGACATCAGAACAAAGGGGCAGGATCTTCAGCCTCCTGCGCTCGTGTATGAAGAAATGGGACTGGCATCACGCTCTGTTCGTGATTACCTTTCTTCCGATGTCACTGAAATCTGGGTGGATGATAAAGACACGGCAGATCAGGTGCAACAGCTTGCCACATTGTCTTTCCCGAGACGCAATAATCTGGTTAAACTTCATTCTGATACAGATAAATCTCTTTGGGAACGGTTTAATCTGGTTAAACAGATCGAGCAGATCTACGGACGCGAAGTAAATCTTCCTTCCGGCGGCAGGCTTGTTTTTGACCAGACAGAAGCTCTTACCGCGATTGATATCAACTCCGGTAAGATCGGCGGAGAACGTAATTTTAAAGAGATGGCGCTCAAGACGAATAAAGAGAGTGCTGAAATGATTGCCTGTCAGCTTAAGCTTCGTGATCTCGGCGGTCAGGTGGTTATCGACTTTATTGAAATGAAAGATCCCAAGCATTGCCGTGAAGTTGAAAAAACCATGCGCTCGGCTCTTAAGACTGATCGCGCACGGACGGATGTTGGCCGTATTTCGCGCTTCGGACTGATGGAACTTGTTCGTCAGCGTTTAGGTTCTTCCGCCATCGCAGTCAGCACCGAACCCTGCCCTTGTTGTCAGGGAACAGGTATGCGGCGCAATATGGAATGGCAGTCTATGCAGGCTCTGAAAGATATTTATAGAATGCTCAGAAGGCCGGGCAGTACCTCTCCTCTTAATTATGAAGCGGAAGAAGAACTTGCCTTGTATCTTTTGAATCATAAACGGCCCGCAATTGTTAATTACGAGAAAGCGTTCGGCACCAAGATCAATATAGAGATTCAGTGGGCTGAATAA
- the hemW gene encoding radical SAM family heme chaperone HemW, whose translation MSLIPAFFNAPLLQGDGKEAKNLLVYIHVPFCVRKCNYCAFHSQIFNQVTFAWYLKTLLAEIELWGRRLKNPKIGTVYLGGGTPSLIPPFQLELIMDALRKHFTFVRGMEITIEVNPDSANDESYFKNLLSMGFNRLSIGFQSLDDRNLVVLGRPHSARQAAETYYMARKAGFGNISIDLMWGLPRQKMKDWNNELKAVVKLKPEHISSYGLSIEPNTVFGNNRESVEPELPPDSEQARMFIYGAEFLEGMGYIQYEISNFARMGFTSRHNQGYWDRLDYLGLGPSAVSTIGNRRFTNPIYMDEYDAAVRGGFLGEDFEEITDVIKAQELVMLSLRTTRGLKLSDYKDMTGRDLMKEKNSIITALHQNGLVRISAGFLRLTKNGMLVSNSILQSLAFD comes from the coding sequence ATGTCTCTCATTCCTGCATTTTTTAACGCCCCTCTGCTGCAAGGCGATGGAAAAGAGGCGAAGAATCTTCTTGTTTATATTCATGTGCCGTTTTGCGTGCGCAAGTGTAATTATTGCGCATTTCATTCTCAGATTTTTAATCAGGTAACTTTTGCATGGTACCTTAAAACTCTTTTGGCTGAGATTGAGCTTTGGGGACGCAGACTTAAAAACCCGAAAATAGGAACAGTCTATTTAGGGGGCGGAACTCCAAGCCTTATCCCTCCTTTTCAGCTTGAGCTGATAATGGATGCGCTTCGTAAGCATTTCACTTTTGTCCGGGGGATGGAAATAACCATTGAGGTTAACCCCGATTCTGCCAATGATGAATCTTATTTTAAGAACCTGCTTTCCATGGGATTCAACCGCTTAAGCATAGGGTTTCAGAGTCTTGATGACCGGAATCTTGTGGTGCTCGGCAGGCCTCATTCTGCCAGACAGGCCGCAGAAACTTATTACATGGCGCGTAAAGCTGGTTTCGGCAACATCAGCATAGATCTCATGTGGGGCTTACCCCGGCAGAAAATGAAGGACTGGAACAATGAGCTTAAAGCCGTGGTAAAGCTTAAGCCTGAACATATTTCGTCTTATGGGCTTAGTATTGAGCCTAATACTGTTTTCGGGAATAACAGGGAATCCGTTGAGCCGGAGCTTCCGCCGGATAGTGAACAGGCCCGTATGTTTATATACGGAGCGGAATTTCTTGAAGGAATGGGATATATTCAATACGAAATATCAAATTTCGCTAGGATGGGTTTCACTTCCCGCCACAATCAGGGCTATTGGGACAGGCTGGATTATCTGGGGCTTGGGCCTTCTGCCGTATCCACGATAGGCAATCGCAGATTTACCAATCCAATTTATATGGATGAATATGATGCCGCCGTGCGCGGCGGATTTCTCGGTGAAGATTTTGAAGAAATTACAGACGTGATAAAAGCTCAGGAACTGGTAATGCTGAGTCTGAGAACTACACGCGGCCTTAAGCTCTCAGACTACAAGGATATGACTGGCAGAGATCTGATGAAAGAGAAGAATTCGATCATAACCGCACTGCATCAAAACGGACTTGTCCGCATAAGTGCTGGCTTCCTAAGACTTACCAAGAACGGAATGCTGGTCTCCAACTCTATATTGCAGTCTCTTGCGTTTGATTAG
- a CDS encoding DUF2628 domain-containing protein, producing the protein MITTDDYASFIGPNAGKYLFNFAKFQSLRDGFTATWHWPAFLFGFWWFLYRKMYFWAFVTFLLGFLPFGNLIAQFGYGLSAYFLYYRDSTAKAYAVMSTYPGQNTRMILEETGGVHGWVKIVGILCFFLQPAWIFVVSLLFGGAFMMSFQQVIM; encoded by the coding sequence ATGATAACTACTGATGATTATGCAAGTTTTATTGGGCCTAATGCAGGAAAATATTTATTTAATTTTGCCAAATTCCAATCCCTGCGTGACGGATTTACAGCCACTTGGCACTGGCCGGCGTTTTTGTTCGGTTTCTGGTGGTTCTTATACCGTAAAATGTATTTTTGGGCATTTGTCACATTTTTATTAGGATTTTTGCCTTTCGGTAATTTAATCGCTCAATTCGGATATGGGCTTAGTGCGTACTTTTTATATTACAGGGATAGCACTGCTAAGGCTTATGCGGTAATGTCTACATATCCGGGGCAGAATACCCGCATGATTTTAGAAGAGACTGGCGGGGTGCATGGCTGGGTTAAAATCGTGGGAATTCTTTGTTTTTTCCTGCAACCGGCATGGATATTTGTTGTTTCGTTATTGTTCGGCGGAGCGTTTATGATGTCATTTCAACAGGTGATAATGTAA
- the aspS gene encoding aspartate--tRNA ligase, translated as MSEQNEERSYDEYRVIEDLGGWKRTHNCNEVTAKNLGEEVLLMGWVQFRRDHGGLIFIDLRDREGLTQVVFSPEHNTDVHERAHAIRSEYVVAIKGKVRARPDGMINKGLTTGEIEIIVDEWKLLNTSETPPFAIEDRTDAAEQLRLKYRFLDLRRPILAKNFILRNKAAQSVRRFLDGLGFLEVETPVLTKSTPEGARDFLVPSRMNNGDFYALPQSPQLFKQMLMVSGLDRYFQIVKCFRDEDLRADRQPEFTQIDIEMSFTDEETIMGMAENMIRTVFTETIEKELPSAFPRMTYADAMRDYGVDKPDVRFELKHLEATQIFKGSDFKVFAKSELIKVLRVPNGAQLSRKEIDEYTKFVEIYGSKGLAWIKVKENGEWQSPIVKFFNEEEIAKLSELTKAEAGDILFFQAGSTDIVNAALGALRIKIGERLELIDESAYAPLWITDFPLLEYNPDEKRYVARHHPFTSPQVGQMDTISENPGEALARAYDLVINGYEIGGGSIRIHTPEMQQKMFSALGIGEEEARSKFGFLMDALKFGAPPHGGIAFGLDRLIMILCGAKSIRDVIAFPKTQKATCLMTEAPSAVASTQLRDLGIRLREKKEA; from the coding sequence ATGTCTGAACAAAATGAAGAACGCAGTTACGACGAATACCGAGTGATTGAAGACCTTGGCGGCTGGAAAAGAACTCACAATTGTAATGAAGTAACCGCAAAAAACCTCGGCGAAGAAGTCCTGCTCATGGGCTGGGTTCAATTTCGCCGCGATCACGGCGGCCTTATTTTCATCGACTTGCGTGACCGTGAAGGTCTCACACAGGTTGTTTTCAGCCCCGAGCACAACACTGATGTTCACGAACGCGCTCACGCTATCCGTTCAGAATACGTTGTTGCTATCAAGGGTAAGGTCAGAGCCCGTCCCGACGGCATGATCAACAAAGGTCTGACAACAGGTGAAATTGAAATCATCGTTGACGAATGGAAGCTTCTTAATACTTCTGAAACTCCTCCTTTCGCCATTGAGGACCGTACAGACGCGGCTGAACAGCTTCGTCTCAAATATCGCTTTCTGGACTTGCGCCGCCCTATCCTTGCCAAGAACTTTATCTTGCGCAACAAAGCCGCACAGTCAGTTCGCCGCTTCCTTGACGGACTTGGATTCCTCGAAGTTGAGACTCCTGTTCTCACCAAGAGTACTCCTGAAGGAGCACGTGACTTTCTAGTCCCGAGCCGCATGAACAACGGTGATTTTTACGCTCTGCCACAGTCTCCACAGCTCTTTAAACAGATGCTCATGGTTTCCGGCCTCGACCGTTATTTCCAGATCGTTAAATGTTTCAGAGATGAAGATCTCCGCGCAGACCGTCAGCCTGAATTCACTCAGATTGATATTGAAATGAGCTTCACTGACGAAGAAACAATCATGGGCATGGCTGAAAACATGATCCGCACAGTTTTCACCGAAACCATTGAAAAAGAGCTCCCTTCTGCTTTCCCACGTATGACCTATGCTGACGCAATGCGCGATTACGGTGTGGACAAACCTGATGTACGTTTTGAACTGAAACACCTCGAAGCTACTCAGATTTTTAAAGGATCTGATTTCAAAGTTTTTGCTAAATCTGAACTGATCAAAGTTCTGCGTGTTCCAAACGGGGCACAGCTCAGCCGTAAAGAAATCGACGAATACACTAAGTTTGTTGAAATCTACGGTTCCAAAGGACTTGCATGGATTAAAGTTAAAGAAAATGGCGAATGGCAGTCTCCGATTGTTAAATTTTTCAACGAAGAAGAAATTGCAAAGCTTTCTGAACTTACCAAAGCAGAAGCCGGAGATATTCTTTTCTTCCAGGCCGGATCAACTGATATCGTAAATGCTGCGCTTGGAGCACTTAGAATTAAGATCGGTGAAAGATTGGAGCTTATTGATGAGAGCGCATATGCTCCATTATGGATTACCGACTTCCCGCTGCTTGAGTACAACCCTGATGAAAAACGCTACGTTGCTAGACATCATCCTTTCACCTCTCCGCAGGTTGGACAGATGGATACCATCAGCGAAAACCCAGGAGAAGCTCTTGCCCGTGCATATGACCTCGTAATTAACGGTTACGAAATAGGTGGCGGTTCCATCCGTATCCATACCCCTGAAATGCAGCAGAAAATGTTTTCAGCTCTCGGTATTGGCGAAGAAGAAGCCCGTTCCAAATTCGGATTCCTCATGGACGCCCTTAAATTCGGAGCACCGCCTCACGGAGGCATTGCCTTTGGTCTGGATAGACTTATTATGATACTATGCGGAGCCAAATCCATCAGAGACGTTATAGCCTTCCCTAAAACTCAGAAGGCTACCTGTCTGATGACTGAAGCTCCTTCAGCCGTTGCAAGCACTCAGCTTCGCGACCTTGGAATCAGACTCCGCGAAAAGAAAGAAGCTTAA
- a CDS encoding radical SAM protein yields the protein MGYKYIFGPVFSGRIGRSLGLDLLGKRICSMDCVYCEVGATEFLVSERRPYVSAAAILEELASWKQEGHLLPDVITLGGLGEPVLNSDLPEIIGGVKKLFPSLPVAVLTNATPMTDPEVRRELLEADIVLPSMDSLVASEFRAVNRPCKGIDPEDVAKALIEFRKEFKGKIFLEVLLSRGYNDSAENLSKMKAFCSELSPDRIDVVTLSRPGTLEVALPVDPGTLDLWKKALDAAPCTDRDCGSDEGAKGRNGSDTSVHVQDGDSAAFDRIQASLMRRPQTAQQLSKALEISFDGVMQVIEKLENSGKLTVRQAGDEIYYKFKPDG from the coding sequence ATGGGTTATAAGTATATCTTCGGGCCGGTTTTTTCCGGTAGAATAGGTCGTTCGCTTGGTTTGGATCTGCTTGGAAAACGGATCTGTTCCATGGATTGCGTTTATTGCGAAGTCGGAGCGACAGAGTTTCTGGTGAGTGAGCGCAGGCCCTATGTTTCCGCTGCTGCAATTCTTGAAGAGCTTGCAAGCTGGAAACAGGAAGGACATCTTTTGCCCGATGTGATTACTCTCGGAGGTCTTGGGGAGCCGGTTCTCAATTCCGATTTGCCCGAGATTATCGGTGGAGTTAAAAAACTTTTCCCGTCTTTGCCCGTGGCTGTATTAACAAACGCCACCCCGATGACGGACCCCGAAGTTCGCAGAGAACTGCTGGAAGCAGATATTGTGCTTCCGTCGATGGATTCTCTTGTTGCTTCGGAATTTCGGGCCGTAAACAGGCCGTGTAAAGGAATTGATCCTGAAGACGTAGCCAAGGCCCTGATCGAATTCCGTAAGGAGTTCAAAGGTAAGATTTTTCTGGAAGTGCTCCTTTCAAGGGGATACAATGATTCGGCTGAAAATCTTTCTAAAATGAAAGCTTTTTGTTCTGAACTTTCCCCGGACCGCATTGATGTGGTCACACTTTCGCGCCCCGGAACTCTAGAGGTTGCTTTACCGGTTGATCCCGGGACTTTAGATCTTTGGAAAAAGGCTCTTGATGCCGCGCCCTGCACTGACAGGGATTGCGGTTCCGATGAAGGCGCAAAGGGAAGGAACGGCTCGGATACATCCGTCCATGTGCAGGATGGAGACTCCGCAGCATTTGACCGGATTCAGGCTTCTCTCATGCGTAGACCGCAGACAGCGCAACAACTTTCAAAAGCCCTTGAAATCTCCTTTGATGGAGTGATGCAGGTGATTGAAAAGTTGGAGAACAGCGGCAAGTTGACCGTAAGGCAGGCAGGTGATGAAATTTATTACAAGTTTAAGCCGGATGGTTGA
- a CDS encoding universal stress protein, translating to MEKHLLVCVCDDGTVSYSVRFIRDFFNSPCDVRLTLFHVAPHGGSWGVHNSAQKGRKLLEKVKDDFIANSFCKENKIDIKSISSRGGVAREIVQEGHKGMYDAVIFGRQATFMFEELFDYSVAHRMIWEDVTFPLWFCKCPQEIPKKNVLLCLGDGEPSQRITDHVGYLLSDDSVHDITLLHVQKSKEAKAENSKKLFAVAREHLEANGIEDSRITDCVVEGANVTKAILAEAAKGHYAVVAIGRDFHDKTAKEKMLPESVSVKLLRKLEGATLWISK from the coding sequence ATGGAAAAGCATCTTCTGGTTTGTGTGTGTGATGATGGAACCGTATCGTATTCAGTCAGATTTATAAGAGATTTTTTTAACTCTCCGTGTGATGTGCGTTTAACTCTTTTTCATGTAGCGCCGCACGGGGGATCATGGGGTGTTCATAATTCTGCCCAAAAGGGTCGAAAATTACTTGAAAAAGTTAAAGACGATTTTATAGCCAACAGTTTTTGTAAAGAAAACAAGATAGATATAAAAAGCATCAGTTCCAGAGGCGGCGTTGCCAGAGAAATAGTTCAGGAAGGACATAAAGGGATGTATGATGCCGTTATCTTCGGGCGGCAGGCTACTTTTATGTTTGAAGAGTTATTTGATTACAGCGTTGCGCACAGAATGATATGGGAGGACGTAACCTTCCCGTTGTGGTTCTGCAAATGTCCACAGGAAATCCCTAAAAAGAATGTGTTGCTGTGTCTTGGTGACGGTGAACCTTCACAGAGAATTACGGATCATGTCGGGTATCTTCTTAGTGATGATTCGGTCCACGATATAACTCTTTTGCATGTGCAGAAGTCTAAAGAGGCGAAAGCTGAAAATTCAAAAAAATTGTTTGCAGTTGCTCGCGAGCACCTTGAGGCCAACGGAATTGAAGATTCCCGTATTACGGATTGTGTAGTTGAAGGGGCCAATGTGACAAAGGCTATACTGGCTGAAGCTGCAAAAGGGCATTATGCCGTGGTTGCTATCGGCCGCGATTTTCATGACAAAACCGCTAAAGAGAAGATGCTCCCTGAATCTGTCAGTGTGAAACTTCTACGAAAGCTTGAGGGTGCCACTCTTTGGATCAGCAAGTAA
- a CDS encoding tRNA (adenine-N1)-methyltransferase: MLNAGQVVLLINPKGKRYLRVVKDGDDIHTHDGKILMEDVIAAGYGRMVKTHLGRKYQILKPTVHDLIKGVKRQTQIMYPKEIGYLLLKLGIGPGCRVIESGSGSGGLTTALAYYVGDTGKVYTHERRPEFFKLVSKNLEWSGLSHRVEQFNLDIEEGFQATDCDALFLDVRTPWDYLHHIPKAVIPGSMLGFLLPTTNQVSELIAALDKGPFTDIEVVEILLRRWKPVAERLRPDDRMVAHTGFLVFARSLDSSVMSGDDQKAEEKKEATPEIAETTVEAQTETAQPETAPTEETPVTEAPAVEATEAATPEAAPEVKADETTEETTDKA, from the coding sequence ATGCTTAATGCTGGACAAGTGGTACTGCTCATAAACCCCAAGGGCAAGCGTTATTTACGCGTAGTAAAGGATGGGGATGATATTCATACCCACGATGGCAAGATTCTTATGGAAGACGTCATCGCTGCAGGATATGGAAGAATGGTTAAGACCCACTTGGGGCGCAAGTACCAGATTCTTAAGCCGACAGTCCATGATTTGATCAAAGGCGTAAAACGCCAGACTCAGATTATGTATCCGAAAGAAATCGGATATCTTCTGCTTAAACTGGGAATCGGTCCAGGGTGCAGAGTTATTGAATCAGGCTCAGGATCAGGCGGCCTGACAACCGCTTTAGCCTACTATGTAGGTGACACCGGTAAAGTTTATACCCATGAACGCCGTCCTGAATTCTTTAAACTTGTCAGCAAAAATCTTGAATGGTCAGGACTGTCACATCGTGTTGAACAGTTTAATCTTGATATTGAAGAAGGCTTTCAGGCAACTGACTGTGATGCTCTTTTCCTCGACGTCCGCACTCCATGGGACTACCTGCACCACATTCCTAAAGCAGTTATCCCCGGATCAATGCTCGGGTTCCTGCTGCCTACAACAAATCAGGTCAGCGAGCTTATTGCCGCTCTTGATAAAGGCCCTTTCACTGACATTGAAGTTGTTGAAATTCTTCTTCGCCGCTGGAAACCTGTCGCAGAAAGACTGCGCCCTGATGACCGCATGGTCGCTCACACAGGCTTCCTTGTTTTCGCCCGCTCCCTTGATAGTTCAGTAATGTCAGGTGACGATCAGAAAGCAGAAGAAAAAAAAGAAGCTACTCCTGAGATCGCAGAAACTACAGTTGAAGCTCAGACAGAAACAGCTCAGCCAGAAACTGCCCCGACAGAAGAAACTCCGGTCACCGAAGCTCCGGCTGTCGAAGCAACTGAAGCCGCAACTCCGGAAGCCGCTCCAGAAGTAAAAGCTGACGAGACTACAGAAGAAACTACTGACAAAGCTTAA
- a CDS encoding caspase family protein — protein MKKLLLSKVNFYFFVFLTGCCLFFGSAQTSHAQSRLALLVGNAAYKNGPLRNPINDINAMSNALKKSGFEVMVLKNGNRAQIGRAIDEFGRKLTKKDVGLFYFSGHGLQVKGRNYLVPIGMKVQGEADVQYEAIDAGRVLAKMEDAGNRMNIVILDACRNNPFKRSFRSAQNGLAQMDAPTGSFIAFATAPGTVALDGKGSNSPYVSHMVKNMGKKNLTIEKFFKTVRIGVIKDTSRKQTPWESSSLVGDFYFSGKSAAAQTQSQPSTVQSNKPPQSQSAPTPAPRPAKPKKSKDDQILDMLLN, from the coding sequence ATGAAAAAATTATTGTTATCGAAAGTTAATTTTTATTTCTTCGTGTTTCTAACCGGTTGTTGTCTGTTCTTCGGTTCAGCTCAAACCTCACACGCTCAATCAAGACTGGCCCTCCTTGTGGGGAATGCTGCTTACAAGAACGGCCCGCTCAGAAATCCCATTAATGATATTAATGCAATGTCCAATGCTCTCAAAAAATCCGGGTTTGAAGTGATGGTGTTGAAAAACGGAAATCGTGCTCAAATCGGGAGAGCTATAGATGAATTCGGCCGTAAACTTACAAAAAAAGATGTAGGCTTGTTCTATTTTTCAGGACATGGGTTGCAGGTTAAAGGGCGCAACTATCTTGTTCCCATCGGCATGAAAGTTCAGGGCGAAGCTGATGTTCAGTATGAAGCCATCGATGCCGGAAGGGTACTGGCTAAAATGGAAGATGCTGGCAACAGAATGAATATCGTGATTCTTGACGCTTGCCGGAACAATCCATTTAAGCGCAGTTTCAGGTCTGCCCAAAATGGTCTGGCCCAGATGGATGCTCCAACCGGATCTTTCATAGCTTTTGCCACCGCACCGGGAACGGTCGCTCTTGACGGTAAAGGTTCGAATAGCCCGTACGTTTCACACATGGTGAAAAATATGGGCAAAAAGAATCTAACTATCGAGAAGTTTTTTAAAACAGTCCGTATCGGGGTCATAAAAGATACAAGCCGTAAACAGACTCCGTGGGAATCTTCATCACTGGTGGGCGATTTCTATTTCTCAGGTAAAAGCGCGGCGGCTCAGACTCAATCGCAACCGAGTACTGTGCAAAGTAACAAACCTCCGCAGAGTCAATCTGCTCCGACTCCGGCCCCCAGACCAGCTAAGCCTAAAAAATCTAAGGACGATCAAATACTGGATATGTTGCTGAACTAA